The sequence ATGTAGGTTTTAAAAtagcaggaaggaaaatatcCAGGGCACAGCAGATCTGGTATTTCCTAGAAATAAATCTCTGCAGATGGACTGCACTGGATAATCAGCCGCCTCCTGCAAGAAACAAGTGAGGAAGCCAGCCTGGCCCAGAACACTGGGCATGAAATCTTTGTATGAGCTAGCTAAGAGAAAGCTGTGTGGCACGTATTATTTTACAAGAATATTTGCTCAGCAGCAAAGGAATGTTAAGAATCAGGAATCCAGCTTTCtatgcctggagaagaggtaGCAAAATCCTTGGCTACAGTTTCACCTACCATTTCAGGAACGTTCTTAGTGTGCTAACAAGCAGTTACACTTTGCTTCTACGttcaaatattaatttcagAAAGTAGTTCAAGTTGCTAATTAATGAAATTCTCCACGGGGTTTTAATCTTTCAGATATTAGCTAACTTGAGCTAAGCATAATGagtaaggctttttttttccccctccatgAATACATCTGAAAATTCGACTGTGCTTTTCATCTTACTCTATTAGTTCAACCTTTGGGCCAAGAAGTCAGCAACTGCAGACATCTGCAGATAAGGCAGTGATCTCCTCTCATAGATGGCTCATTTCCTAGGTGAGTTGGGGATCCTGCTGGACagacacgagccagcagtgtgtgcctgcagcctAACAACCATCAgcttcctgggctgcatcaacagagggccacaaagatgctcaaagggctggagcacctgtcctgtgaagaaagactgaaagagcagagagggttcagcttgcagaagaaaaggctaGGGAGACTTTATTGCAGCCCTCTAGTACTAGAAGGGAGCTTCTTAGCAGGAGGTGGACTCattttttacatggtctgatagtgacaagacaagggggaatggctttaagctaaaagtggggaaatttaggttagatgtaaggtggaaattctttactcagagggcagtgaggccctggcactgctgcccagagagctgtgggtgccctatctctggaggtgccaaaggccaggctggatgggccctgggcagcctgagctggtggggggcaaccagcccatggcaagGGGTGAAACTGTGTGGACTTTAAAGTCTCCTCCAACccaatcattctgtgattctgtgacttcctCTATGGAGGCTGTAGCCAAAGACAGTATGAGGAACTCCATAAGCACCTGTCTCATTTCCCCATGCCCTAAAGCACAGCATCTCCTTCCCAGAATCTCCCTGTAATGCAGCCCCAAGTGACCAGTGACACAATTCTGGCATATCACTGGGCAGAACACAAAGAATCCCACTGACTCCACAGGAGTTCCTTGCCCTGAACTGCAGTGCAAGGGACAATCCCTGCTCTGGGAGGTGACACAGAGGCAAAAGTAAGGACAGGGAAACACAGAGCACTGCAAGGACATGAGATTTGTAGGTGCTATGATACTACAGGCAacaaacttttcctttttttgcaagTAGTTTCACAAGTACTTTGAACTGTGCACACATTCTACAAATAACCATTCCTGCTTCCAATATTTTTTAACACTTAACCACTGCACTGATAAGAATTatgcattattttaatgcagaacCTCTCTTCTGCAGGCCTGCATGCTCAGCATCTTTCCCTGATGCAGtctgctgctgtcctgcaaTGCCTCTTCAAAATCTGAGCAGTGTGGTACACATGGAATCCTCAGACTGTATAATGTCAGGTTACGAAACAATccttcactgaaatattttaataaaggtTCAGAGCTTCACAGAGCACTATCTGCTTGCGGATTAGATGTTTTGCATGCACAACTCATTTCATTCTTAACACACGCCATAGGAGCTAACCAAACTTTAAATATAAACTCCAAATGAACTCAGAATTTGTAGgatcatttcatagaatcacagtttgagctggaagggatcagTAAAGGTTatgtagtccaactcccctgcaatgatcAGGAGGGACACGTACATCTCAAAGCCCTGAACTTGAATGTCTCTAAGAAGGGGGCATAAACCactctctgggtaacctgcgCCAGTGCTTCTTATCATAACAAAAccttttcctcatatccaatctaaatctcccctctttcagtgTGAAATCATTTCCCCCTGCCTTATCACCATAGACCTgctctgtccccttctttcttacagccccccttcaTATACcgaaaggctgctatcaggtcacctcccagcttcctcttctcctggctgcacaccaccagctctctcagcctgtcctcataggagaggtgttccatcccttggatcatttttgtagcccttctctggatgctctccaacagctccatgtgtctcctgtactgaggactccagatctggatgcagtaccccaggtggggcctcatcagcgcagagtagaggggcagaatcatcCCCTCACCCTCTGGCCacactgctttggatgcagcccaggacacagctggctttctgggctgtgaggacaCAGCGCTGGCTCATGttgccatccaccagcaccCCTAAGTCTGTTTCcatgatatttcttttttcctaattgaAGGCAACAAATTTTGCATCTTGATTTCCTGCTTTAAtaggagagttggactagatgatcttcaacCCCTTCGATCCTGTGATATTTAAGTTTCCTGATTGcattaacagcaaaaaaaggaCTAACCTGCAAACACCAGCATGGTGATGAGGAGAGCAACCGCGTGGACTCTGTAGCTGGGCTTAATGTTTTCCACTTGCAGGATGGTCAGCTGGAAAACGACAGAGAACAGCAGCTCTATGCAGAACGCCTGCACCTCTGTCGTCTGCATAGGGTTGCCACAACCTTGAGTGAGCGCTCCCGAATGGGATTCTGCCATCTCCAACCTCCAGATAAAGTGCATAAAGACCCTGGCCAACACAGCAGCGGCAAACTGAGCACCAATCTTCAGTCCCTTCGCCCTGACCGAGGTCCGTCTGCCCCACAGGGGCTGCAGGGTGCCACAAGGATTGCACGTGCTGCCGGGCAGCGTCAAGCCGTGCAGGACGGTGAAGCCGTAGGTGAGGGTGAGGGCGGTGTGCGGCCTGGGCTCTGTGTTGCCCAGCAGGCTGAGCTCGTTGGTGCAGGCGCACACCTGAAAGGtgctcagcagctccaggaAGAACGAGCAAAGGCGTTGGTGTTTGTGCAGGCGGCGATGAGCCAAACTCCGGCACAGGCCCACAGCCACCACGACGGCTGCCATCAGCCCCAGCGACGTCCAGATGCCGCCCGCAGCCATCGCCACAGTCCCACTCGTTGAGTGACTGGAAAGAGTTCGCTCCGCTCCAGCCTCACTGCCTGTGGGGAGAAAGGATgaaagagggagggaaaatAGCAACGCTTGGCCTTACAAGGTAGGAGGCGGCTTCTTTTCCCACCTGCTTGCAGCTGCGAGGTCTTTGCCCTCCGCTTGGCTCAGCCTGAGCGGGGAGCGGGCACGGGGATCCCCGTCCCACAGCGGCGGGGGAAGGAGGACCGCTCTCCCCTCAGGAACGTCTCTCCCTTCAGTCTGCGGGGGAAGAGGGGTGCCCTCTCTGAGGCGAGGACAGCCCCTCAAGAGAAAGCCACCCGCGAGAGAAAAAGAGCCGATTCCTCTGGCAGCCGTATATAAATCAGAGAATAACCGCGCAGCAGGGCAAGGAACACCCCACCCAGCGCTCACCGCCGCCCGCCCTCCTCTCAGCGGGGCAGCCGCGGACACCGGCGGTGCTGCGCATGCGCAAAGTCCGCTCCGCTGCTTGGGGGGGGGGCTTTCCCGCCCTTTGGCGCAGAGGTGGCAGCGGTAGGAGCGGTGGGGCTTTACGCCTCTATGCCCGCCTCTCCCTCTTGCACAACTTCGGGCATAGCTCCACCGGGAGCGTCTGAAAGTGGAATAAAGCAGCGAGTTGGCGTCCACGGGGTGCACgggaaggggggaggggaagggttGTGTGAGGGAAAGCTAACGGTGTTGAGGACTGAGCCCAAGAGAAGGGTTTGAAAAGTGTTTCCCTAAGGGCAGCGCAGTGTGAGGTGCAGGTGTGGGTTAGACCTGCCGCCTCTGTGTTGCCTGTGGGGGAAAACGGTCCTGATAGGGTGTCAAGAGGAGGCCGGGGCAATCCTCAGTGGAAATAATGCTAAAAATAGCTTTTGTCCTCATGCTGCAGAAGATCTTTTTATCAGGGAGGCCCTTAAGGACCTCAGGTGGCCTGGAGAAGTTGAGATTTCCTCCTTTAGGGTGTGTTTTGTGTCTTGTGGCTGagaagaatcatggaatcatagtGTGGCCCAGGTTGGGAAGTACCCATAGGGATCATCAAGGCCAGCTCCTGCTCTATGCAGGGTGTGTAGGCTGAGCTCCTGTGAATTACTCATTTACTTTGTTATTTCAGCTTCAGATTTAGTCATTACATCCttacaagagaagaaaataatcagaagtttctttttctgGGTTCTTGTGCCTagcagaagtatttttcagGTTTTAGTGTGATCTCCTGGAAGCCAAAGGGAA is a genomic window of Meleagris gallopavo isolate NT-WF06-2002-E0010 breed Aviagen turkey brand Nicholas breeding stock chromosome 1, Turkey_5.1, whole genome shotgun sequence containing:
- the AQP11 gene encoding aquaporin-11, whose protein sequence is MAAGGIWTSLGLMAAVVVAVGLCRSLAHRRLHKHQRLCSFFLELLSTFQVCACTNELSLLGNTEPRPHTALTLTYGFTVLHGLTLPGSTCNPCGTLQPLWGRRTSVRAKGLKIGAQFAAAVLARVFMHFIWRLEMAESHSGALTQGCGNPMQTTEVQAFCIELLFSVVFQLTILQVENIKPSYRVHAVALLITMLVFAGGNLTGAIFNPALAFSLHPHCFYDRFLTYSLVYWIAPCLGTVLVAFVWKSFLGHQKTLKSEL